Proteins from one Osmerus mordax isolate fOsmMor3 chromosome 21, fOsmMor3.pri, whole genome shotgun sequence genomic window:
- the LOC136965548 gene encoding putative nuclease HARBI1 isoform X2 — MATRAAYFSPSEAQILMEAYEEVKDIIKKKGNTATVIKQREKAWQSIADRLNALNMNGPKRTWQQVKIKYKNILQNAVKKNTHRQGTGGGSPKADLTPAEDMALELNKGRPVLEGIPGGKETSIGSSQDATRFIQVSGSTVFLLEPPAQAPDDADPGEGPSAAATAHDGDDDEEETISLDSRRHEDPDAIQWENQPGNISSQAIRKLYGNHLRRQIELADIDIQYKKKKMENLALESEIKKRTIRKLDLEIKKLERELQEDDTADDHLYERYRFSADGIRYLCRLLGPRIKHRTARSHALSVEQMVCVALRFFASGAFLYSVGDAEQLNKATICRTIRSVCLAIKALADVFISFPGHRRLCDIKEEFYRIAVDCTHIRIKAPSGAHEADFVNRKSFHSINVQMVCNADRVISNVVAKWPGSVHDSRIFRASEIYQCLSQGEFSGVLLGDRGYGCQPFLLTPFTDPQEAQQAYNHAHARTRARVEMTFGLLKARFHCLHKLRVSPVRACDITVACAVLHNVACLRKERAPRVPPAMDWDNPAIFPDDDSGRLLRDQYVLNYFS, encoded by the exons atggcaactagagccgcgtacttttccccgtcggaagcacaaatcctcatggaggcatacgaggaggtaaaagatataattaagaagaaaggcaacaccgccacagtgataaagcaaagagaaaaagcgtggcaaagtattgcagaccgcctgaatgc attaaacatgaacgggccaaaacggacatggcagcaggtcaaaatcaaatacaagaacattctgcagaatg cagtgaaaaagaatacccacagacaaggcacgggtggtgggtcaccaaaggctgaccttaccccagcagaggacatggccttggagctaaataaaggcaggcccgtcttagaggggatccctggggggaaagagacgagcataggttcctcccaagatgccacccgcttcattcaag tgtctggcagcactgtgttcctgttagagccaccagcacaagcaccagacgatgctgatcca ggtgaaggccccagtgcagcagcaacagcacatgatggagacgatgatgaggaggagaccatctctctggattccagaaggcatgag gacccagatgctatacagtgggaaaaccagcctggcaacata agctcacaagctatcagaaagttgtatggcaaccacctccggcgccaaatagaactggcagacatagacattcagtacaagaagaaaaagatggaaaatcttgcactggagtccgaaataaaaaagaggacaattaggaaactggaccttgaaataaaaaaacttgagagggag ctccaagaagatgacacagctga tgaccatctatatgaaagatacaggttttctgcagatggcatcaggtatctatgcagactactgggtcccaggattaagcaccgcactgcacggagccatgcactgagtgtggagcaaatggtttgtgtggccttgcgcttttttgctagtggagccttcctgtactcagtgggggatgcagaacagctgaacaaggccacaatttgccgcacaataaggagtgtgtgtctggctatcaaagcattagcagatgtcttcatctccttccctggccacagaagactctgtgacatcaaagaggagttctataggattgcag tggactgcacacacataaggataaaagccccctcaggtgcccatgaggccgattttgtgaataggaaatcctttcacagcattaatgttcag atggtctgcaatgctgaccgtgtgatcagcaatgttgtggcaaaatggcctggctcagtccatgactccagaatctttcgggcctctgaaatctatcagtgcctatcacaag gtgaattctctggtgtgttgctgggagacagggggtatggctgccagccttttctcctgacacctttcacagacccccaggaagcacagcaggcctacaaccatgcccatgccaggaccagggccagagttgaaatgacctttggcctcctgaaggcacgctttcactgccttcacaaattaagggtcagccctgttagggcatgtgatattactgtggcttgtgctgtcctccacaatgtggcctgcctgaggaaggagagggcccccagagtgccaccagccatggactgggacaatccggcaatcttccctgatgacgacagtggtcggctgctgagggaccaatatgtgttgaattattttagttag
- the LOC136965548 gene encoding putative nuclease HARBI1 isoform X1 — protein sequence MATRAAYFSPSEAQILMEAYEEVKDIIKKKGNTATVIKQREKAWQSIADRLNALNMNGPKRTWQQVKIKYKNILQNAVKKNTHRQGTGGGSPKADLTPAEDMALELNKGRPVLEGIPGGKETSIGSSQDATRFIQVSGSTVFLLEPPAQAPDDADPGEGPSAAATAHDGDDDEEETISLDSRRHEDPDAIQWENQPGNISSQAIRKLYGNHLRRQIELADIDIQYKKKKMENLALESEIKKRTIRKLDLEIKKLERELQEDDTADDHLYERYRFSADGIRYLCRLLGPRIKHRTARSHALSVEQMVCVALRFFASGAFLYSVGDAEQLNKATICRTIRSVCLAIKALADVFISFPGHRRLCDIKEEFYRIAGFPNVIGAVDCTHIRIKAPSGAHEADFVNRKSFHSINVQMVCNADRVISNVVAKWPGSVHDSRIFRASEIYQCLSQGEFSGVLLGDRGYGCQPFLLTPFTDPQEAQQAYNHAHARTRARVEMTFGLLKARFHCLHKLRVSPVRACDITVACAVLHNVACLRKERAPRVPPAMDWDNPAIFPDDDSGRLLRDQYVLNYFS from the exons atggcaactagagccgcgtacttttccccgtcggaagcacaaatcctcatggaggcatacgaggaggtaaaagatataattaagaagaaaggcaacaccgccacagtgataaagcaaagagaaaaagcgtggcaaagtattgcagaccgcctgaatgc attaaacatgaacgggccaaaacggacatggcagcaggtcaaaatcaaatacaagaacattctgcagaatg cagtgaaaaagaatacccacagacaaggcacgggtggtgggtcaccaaaggctgaccttaccccagcagaggacatggccttggagctaaataaaggcaggcccgtcttagaggggatccctggggggaaagagacgagcataggttcctcccaagatgccacccgcttcattcaag tgtctggcagcactgtgttcctgttagagccaccagcacaagcaccagacgatgctgatcca ggtgaaggccccagtgcagcagcaacagcacatgatggagacgatgatgaggaggagaccatctctctggattccagaaggcatgag gacccagatgctatacagtgggaaaaccagcctggcaacata agctcacaagctatcagaaagttgtatggcaaccacctccggcgccaaatagaactggcagacatagacattcagtacaagaagaaaaagatggaaaatcttgcactggagtccgaaataaaaaagaggacaattaggaaactggaccttgaaataaaaaaacttgagagggag ctccaagaagatgacacagctga tgaccatctatatgaaagatacaggttttctgcagatggcatcaggtatctatgcagactactgggtcccaggattaagcaccgcactgcacggagccatgcactgagtgtggagcaaatggtttgtgtggccttgcgcttttttgctagtggagccttcctgtactcagtgggggatgcagaacagctgaacaaggccacaatttgccgcacaataaggagtgtgtgtctggctatcaaagcattagcagatgtcttcatctccttccctggccacagaagactctgtgacatcaaagaggagttctataggattgcag gtttccccaatgtcattggtgcagtggactgcacacacataaggataaaagccccctcaggtgcccatgaggccgattttgtgaataggaaatcctttcacagcattaatgttcag atggtctgcaatgctgaccgtgtgatcagcaatgttgtggcaaaatggcctggctcagtccatgactccagaatctttcgggcctctgaaatctatcagtgcctatcacaag gtgaattctctggtgtgttgctgggagacagggggtatggctgccagccttttctcctgacacctttcacagacccccaggaagcacagcaggcctacaaccatgcccatgccaggaccagggccagagttgaaatgacctttggcctcctgaaggcacgctttcactgccttcacaaattaagggtcagccctgttagggcatgtgatattactgtggcttgtgctgtcctccacaatgtggcctgcctgaggaaggagagggcccccagagtgccaccagccatggactgggacaatccggcaatcttccctgatgacgacagtggtcggctgctgagggaccaatatgtgttgaattattttagttag
- the LOC136965548 gene encoding uncharacterized protein isoform X3 has protein sequence MATRAAYFSPSEAQILMEAYEEVKDIIKKKGNTATVIKQREKAWQSIADRLNALNMNGPKRTWQQVKIKYKNILQNAVKKNTHRQGTGGGSPKADLTPAEDMALELNKGRPVLEGIPGGKETSIGSSQDATRFIQVSGSTVFLLEPPAQAPDDADPGEGPSAAATAHDGDDDEEETISLDSRRHEDPDAIQWENQPGNISSQAIRKLYGNHLRRQIELADIDIQYKKKKMENLALESEIKKRTIRKLDLEIKKLERELQEDDTADDHLYERYRFSADGISGAFLYSVGDAEQLNKATICRTIRSVCLAIKALADVFISFPGHRRLCDIKEEFYRIAGFPNVIGAVDCTHIRIKAPSGAHEADFVNRKSFHSINVQMVCNADRVISNVVAKWPGSVHDSRIFRASEIYQCLSQGEFSGVLLGDRGYGCQPFLLTPFTDPQEAQQAYNHAHARTRARVEMTFGLLKARFHCLHKLRVSPVRACDITVACAVLHNVACLRKERAPRVPPAMDWDNPAIFPDDDSGRLLRDQYVLNYFS, from the exons atggcaactagagccgcgtacttttccccgtcggaagcacaaatcctcatggaggcatacgaggaggtaaaagatataattaagaagaaaggcaacaccgccacagtgataaagcaaagagaaaaagcgtggcaaagtattgcagaccgcctgaatgc attaaacatgaacgggccaaaacggacatggcagcaggtcaaaatcaaatacaagaacattctgcagaatg cagtgaaaaagaatacccacagacaaggcacgggtggtgggtcaccaaaggctgaccttaccccagcagaggacatggccttggagctaaataaaggcaggcccgtcttagaggggatccctggggggaaagagacgagcataggttcctcccaagatgccacccgcttcattcaag tgtctggcagcactgtgttcctgttagagccaccagcacaagcaccagacgatgctgatcca ggtgaaggccccagtgcagcagcaacagcacatgatggagacgatgatgaggaggagaccatctctctggattccagaaggcatgag gacccagatgctatacagtgggaaaaccagcctggcaacata agctcacaagctatcagaaagttgtatggcaaccacctccggcgccaaatagaactggcagacatagacattcagtacaagaagaaaaagatggaaaatcttgcactggagtccgaaataaaaaagaggacaattaggaaactggaccttgaaataaaaaaacttgagagggag ctccaagaagatgacacagctga tgaccatctatatgaaagatacaggttttctgcagatggcatcag tggagccttcctgtactcagtgggggatgcagaacagctgaacaaggccacaatttgccgcacaataaggagtgtgtgtctggctatcaaagcattagcagatgtcttcatctccttccctggccacagaagactctgtgacatcaaagaggagttctataggattgcag gtttccccaatgtcattggtgcagtggactgcacacacataaggataaaagccccctcaggtgcccatgaggccgattttgtgaataggaaatcctttcacagcattaatgttcag atggtctgcaatgctgaccgtgtgatcagcaatgttgtggcaaaatggcctggctcagtccatgactccagaatctttcgggcctctgaaatctatcagtgcctatcacaag gtgaattctctggtgtgttgctgggagacagggggtatggctgccagccttttctcctgacacctttcacagacccccaggaagcacagcaggcctacaaccatgcccatgccaggaccagggccagagttgaaatgacctttggcctcctgaaggcacgctttcactgccttcacaaattaagggtcagccctgttagggcatgtgatattactgtggcttgtgctgtcctccacaatgtggcctgcctgaggaaggagagggcccccagagtgccaccagccatggactgggacaatccggcaatcttccctgatgacgacagtggtcggctgctgagggaccaatatgtgttgaattattttagttag